The following proteins are co-located in the Oceanimonas sp. GK1 genome:
- the folP gene encoding dihydropteroate synthase gives MLLSSASRTLDLSTPQVMGILNITPDSFSDGGRYHSQDAALRHALQMVADGATMIDVGGESTRPGADEVVEQEELDRVVPVVERLRAELDCWISVDTSKAVVMRETVRAGADLINDIRALREPGTLEVAAASGAAVCLMHMQGQPRTMQQAPDYDDVAAEVADFLVQRLAVCEAAGIPRERVCLDPGYGFGKSLEHNYELLGRLGELHRLGLPLLVGMSRKSMLGQLLNREVNERLAGTLAAHLFAVAQGAQIVRVHDVKDMVDALRVWRKAAQYQEQSA, from the coding sequence ATGTTGTTATCTTCCGCATCCAGAACGCTGGATCTCTCCACGCCCCAGGTGATGGGCATACTCAATATCACTCCCGACTCTTTTTCCGATGGCGGTCGTTATCACAGCCAGGATGCGGCCCTGCGTCATGCCCTGCAAATGGTCGCCGACGGTGCCACCATGATTGACGTGGGCGGCGAGTCGACCCGCCCCGGTGCCGATGAGGTGGTGGAGCAGGAAGAGCTGGACCGGGTGGTGCCGGTGGTGGAGCGGCTCAGAGCCGAACTGGACTGCTGGATTTCCGTGGATACCAGCAAGGCAGTGGTGATGCGCGAAACGGTCAGGGCCGGCGCCGATTTGATTAACGACATTCGTGCCCTGCGCGAGCCCGGCACGCTGGAAGTGGCCGCTGCCAGCGGGGCCGCCGTGTGCCTGATGCACATGCAGGGGCAGCCCCGTACCATGCAGCAGGCGCCGGACTATGACGATGTGGCCGCCGAGGTGGCTGATTTTCTCGTACAGCGGCTGGCGGTCTGCGAGGCGGCGGGCATTCCCCGCGAACGCGTTTGCCTGGATCCGGGGTATGGCTTTGGCAAGTCGCTGGAGCACAACTATGAACTGCTGGGCCGACTCGGTGAGCTGCACCGGCTCGGACTGCCGCTGCTGGTGGGCATGTCCCGCAAATCGATGCTGGGCCAGCTGCTCAATCGCGAGGTCAACGAACGCCTGGCCGGCACCCTGGCCGCGCATCTGTTTGCGGTGGCCCAGGGAGCCCAGATAGTCCGGGTTCATGATGTTAAGGACATGGTTGATGCCCTTCGTGTATGGCGAAAGGCGGCACAGTATCAGGAACAAAGTGCATGA
- the glmM gene encoding phosphoglucosamine mutase produces the protein MSRKYFGTDGVRGRVGEYPITPEFVMKLGWAAGKVLAQTGTKKVLIGKDTRISGYMLESALEAGLSAAGLQAALLGPMPTPAIAYLTRTFRAEAGIVISASHNPYYDNGIKFFSHDGTKLPDEVELAIEALLDQPMDCVSSDQLGKASRINDAAGRYIEFCKSTFPSDLHLDGLSIVLDCAHGATYHIAPAVFEELGARVIRTGVQPNGLNINDRVGSTAPAALQAAVVEHGADLGIAFDGDGDRLAMVDHTGALVDGDEILYIIARHAQRQGTLNGGVIGTLMSNMALELALARLDIPFRRAKVGDRYVMELLKEHGWKLGGENSGHIISLDHNTTGDGIVAALQVLRALVTEGGSLAELRAGLTLFPQVLVNVRFAAGTDPLIDEEVQRRVAAAEAELAGNGRVLLRKSGTEPLIRVMVEGADKVQVRRLAEHIAEAIPA, from the coding sequence ATGAGCAGAAAATATTTTGGAACCGACGGTGTACGTGGCCGGGTCGGTGAGTACCCCATCACTCCGGAATTCGTGATGAAACTGGGCTGGGCCGCGGGTAAGGTGTTGGCGCAGACCGGCACCAAAAAGGTGCTGATTGGCAAGGACACCCGTATTTCCGGTTATATGCTGGAGTCGGCGCTGGAAGCGGGGCTGTCCGCGGCTGGTCTGCAGGCGGCGCTGCTCGGCCCCATGCCGACCCCGGCCATTGCCTACCTCACCCGCACCTTTCGGGCCGAGGCGGGCATTGTGATCAGCGCGTCCCACAATCCCTATTATGACAACGGCATCAAGTTTTTCTCTCACGACGGCACCAAGCTGCCCGACGAAGTGGAGCTGGCCATCGAGGCGCTGCTCGATCAGCCCATGGACTGTGTCTCCTCGGATCAGCTGGGCAAGGCCAGCCGTATAAACGATGCCGCCGGTCGCTATATCGAGTTCTGCAAAAGCACCTTTCCCTCGGACTTGCACCTCGACGGCCTTAGCATCGTGCTGGACTGTGCCCACGGCGCCACCTACCACATCGCCCCGGCGGTGTTTGAGGAGCTGGGTGCCCGCGTTATTCGTACCGGGGTGCAGCCCAATGGTCTCAACATCAACGACCGGGTCGGCTCTACCGCGCCGGCGGCGCTGCAGGCCGCGGTGGTGGAGCATGGGGCGGATCTGGGGATTGCCTTTGACGGTGACGGCGACCGCCTGGCCATGGTGGATCACACCGGCGCCCTGGTGGATGGCGACGAAATTTTGTATATCATTGCCCGCCACGCCCAGCGCCAGGGCACCCTCAATGGCGGTGTGATCGGCACCCTGATGAGCAACATGGCGCTGGAGCTGGCCCTGGCACGGCTCGATATTCCCTTCAGGCGGGCCAAAGTCGGGGACCGCTACGTCATGGAGCTGCTCAAGGAGCATGGCTGGAAGCTGGGCGGTGAAAACTCCGGTCATATCATCAGCCTGGATCACAATACCACTGGTGACGGCATCGTGGCGGCGTTGCAGGTGCTGCGGGCCCTGGTCACCGAGGGCGGCAGCCTGGCCGAACTGCGGGCGGGGCTGACCCTGTTCCCTCAGGTGCTGGTGAACGTGCGTTTTGCCGCCGGTACCGATCCGCTGATTGATGAGGAAGTACAGCGACGGGTGGCCGCCGCCGAGGCCGAGCTCGCCGGCAATGGCCGGGTGTTGCTGAGAAAGTCGGGCACCGAGCCGTTGATCCGGGTGATGGTGGAAGGGGCCGACAAGGTGCAGGTGCGTCGTCTGGCCGAGCATATTGCCGAAGCGATCCCGGCCTGA
- the secG gene encoding preprotein translocase subunit SecG, with amino-acid sequence MYEILLVVYLLIALALIGLVLIQQGKGADMGASFGAGASNTVFGSSGSGNFLTRTTTLLAAGFFVVSLVLGNLSTHSTKQSSEWEDLSVPEVVEAPVQGDVPVTNGSDVPN; translated from the coding sequence ATGTACGAGATTCTTTTGGTGGTGTACCTGCTTATCGCGCTGGCCCTGATTGGCCTGGTGCTGATACAGCAAGGAAAAGGCGCTGACATGGGCGCCTCCTTTGGAGCGGGTGCATCCAATACGGTATTTGGATCCAGCGGGTCGGGCAACTTCCTGACCAGAACGACCACACTGTTGGCCGCCGGATTCTTTGTAGTAAGCCTGGTGCTGGGTAATCTTTCTACCCACAGCACCAAGCAGAGCAGCGAGTGGGAAGACCTTTCGGTTCCCGAAGTGGTTGAAGCTCCTGTTCAGGGTGACGTGCCGGTGACCAACGGCAGCGACGTACCCAATTAA
- the rimP gene encoding ribosome maturation factor RimP — MATLEQRLTEMLSEPVAALGFELLGLEFVRAGRHSTLRLYIDHENGIDVNDCAEVSRQVSAVLDVEDPISTEYDLEVSSPGLARPLFKPAHYQAIIGQEAELALRMAVNNRRKLKGIVVSADDTMVRLEVNGQEFPVAYANIQKANLVPNFD; from the coding sequence TTGGCTACATTGGAACAACGATTGACCGAAATGCTCAGTGAGCCGGTAGCGGCACTGGGCTTTGAACTGCTGGGGCTCGAGTTTGTTCGCGCCGGCCGGCACTCGACCCTGCGCCTGTACATCGATCATGAAAACGGCATCGATGTGAATGACTGCGCGGAAGTCAGCCGGCAGGTCAGTGCCGTGCTGGATGTGGAAGATCCCATTTCCACCGAGTATGATCTGGAAGTCTCATCCCCGGGGCTCGCACGACCTCTGTTCAAACCGGCCCACTACCAGGCCATCATCGGTCAGGAAGCCGAGCTGGCGCTGCGCATGGCTGTGAACAACCGCCGCAAACTCAAGGGCATTGTGGTGTCGGCCGATGACACCATGGTCCGGCTGGAGGTGAATGGCCAGGAATTTCCTGTGGCCTACGCCAACATTCAAAAAGCAAATCTGGTTCCGAACTTTGACTGA
- the nusA gene encoding transcription termination factor NusA: protein MNKEILLVVDAVSNEKAVPREKIFEALETALATATKKKYDGDIEVRVAIDRKSGDFDTFRRWQVVADQESLTNPYREITLEAAQIDEPEIEVGDYVEDQIESITFDRITTQTAKQVIVQKVREAERMQVVEQFQDQEGEIITGVVKKATRDNVILDLGNNAEAVIFREDLLPRESFRSGDRVRGLLYAVRPEARGAQLFVSRSNPEFLKELFRIEVPEIGEEIIEIMAAARDPGSRAKIAVKTNDRRIDPIGACVGMRGARVQAVSGELGGERVDIVLWDDNPAQFVINAMAPADVASIIVDEDAHSMDIAVEAGNLAQAIGRNGQNVRLASQLTGWELNVMTVEDLQQKHQAENDKIITLFVDNLDIDDDFAALLVGEGFSTLEEIAYVPVSELLSVEGLDEDTVEELRSRAKDALTTKALAQEESFEGVEPAEDLLGLSGMTRELAYQLAARGVSNLEELAEQGIDDLDGIDGLDEAQAGELIMAARNICWFGEQNED, encoded by the coding sequence ATGAATAAAGAAATATTGCTGGTTGTAGACGCCGTTTCCAACGAAAAGGCGGTGCCTCGCGAAAAAATCTTTGAGGCGCTGGAAACCGCGCTGGCCACCGCCACCAAGAAAAAATACGACGGCGACATCGAGGTACGGGTAGCCATCGACCGCAAAAGCGGCGATTTCGATACCTTCCGTCGCTGGCAGGTGGTGGCGGATCAGGAATCCCTGACCAACCCCTACCGGGAAATCACCCTGGAAGCGGCCCAGATCGACGAACCCGAGATTGAAGTCGGCGATTATGTCGAGGATCAAATCGAATCCATTACCTTTGACCGCATCACCACCCAGACCGCCAAGCAGGTGATCGTGCAGAAGGTGCGCGAAGCCGAGCGCATGCAGGTGGTGGAGCAGTTCCAGGATCAGGAAGGCGAGATCATCACCGGTGTGGTGAAAAAGGCCACCCGCGACAACGTGATCCTGGATCTGGGCAACAACGCCGAGGCGGTGATCTTCCGCGAAGATCTGCTGCCGCGCGAGTCGTTCCGCTCCGGTGACCGGGTGCGCGGTCTGCTCTATGCAGTCCGTCCCGAAGCCCGTGGCGCCCAGCTGTTCGTCAGCCGCTCCAATCCCGAGTTCCTGAAAGAGCTGTTCCGCATTGAAGTGCCGGAAATCGGCGAGGAAATCATTGAAATCATGGCCGCCGCCCGGGATCCGGGCAGCCGGGCCAAGATTGCGGTCAAGACCAACGACCGCCGCATCGATCCCATCGGTGCCTGTGTGGGCATGCGTGGCGCCCGGGTGCAGGCGGTGTCCGGCGAGCTCGGTGGCGAGCGGGTGGACATCGTGCTGTGGGACGACAACCCGGCCCAGTTCGTGATCAATGCCATGGCCCCGGCGGATGTGGCGTCCATTATCGTGGACGAAGATGCCCACTCCATGGACATCGCGGTGGAAGCCGGCAACCTGGCCCAGGCCATCGGTCGCAATGGTCAGAACGTGCGTCTGGCGTCCCAGCTCACCGGCTGGGAGCTGAACGTGATGACGGTGGAAGACCTGCAGCAGAAGCACCAGGCCGAGAATGACAAGATCATCACCCTGTTCGTGGACAACCTGGACATCGACGATGACTTTGCTGCTCTGCTGGTGGGTGAAGGCTTCTCCACCCTGGAAGAAATCGCCTACGTACCGGTTAGCGAACTGCTGAGTGTGGAAGGCCTGGACGAAGACACCGTCGAGGAATTGCGCAGCCGGGCCAAGGATGCGCTGACCACCAAGGCGCTGGCCCAGGAAGAGTCTTTTGAAGGGGTAGAGCCGGCAGAGGATCTGCTGGGGCTGTCCGGCATGACCCGCGAGCTGGCCTATCAGCTGGCCGCCCGCGGTGTTTCGAATCTGGAAGAGCTGGCAGAACAGGGCATTGACGACCTGGACGGTATTGACGGTCTGGATGAGGCCCAGGCGGGCGAACTCATCATGGCTGCCCGTAACATCTGCTGGTTCGGAGAGCAGAACGAAGATTAA
- the infB gene encoding translation initiation factor IF-2 — translation MAEVSLTQLASDIDTPVDRLIQQFREAGMEKSGNDTVSETEKAALLAYLKKQHGANDDNEPKRMTLQRKTISTLSVQGAGGKNKAVQVEVRKKRTYVRRDALEEQQREAEEKARQEAEAQARREAEEQAQREAAEQAKREAEEKAKREAEEKAKREAEHQARQAQLQAQKNTEQGAAKPQSKEQKKADEMAKREAENLKKQREEEALRKAELEAQQKAEEVRRLAEENEKRWAEEAAKKPEDADYHVTTNQHARAAEDEADQSEEQKARRTGGKKRKGGKSKEDREDRESRAERQRKGKRAKVMTPKSMKHGFQKPAQPVSRDVEIGETITVAELANRMAVKGTEVIKAMMKMGAMVTINQVIDQETAQLVAEEMGHKVVLRRENELEERVLSDRDTDAERKSRAPVVTIMGHVDHGKTSTLDYIRRTKVASGEAGGITQHIGAYHVETDNGMITFLDTPGHAAFTSMRARGAKATDIVVLVVAADDGVMPQTIEAIQHAKAAEVPLIVAVNKMDKPEADPDRVKSELSQHGVMSEEWGGENIFVHISAKTGDGIDELLEAILLQAEVLELTAVYDAMASGVVIESRLDKGRGPVATVLVQDGTLHQGDIVLCGLEYGRVRAMKDELGREVKSAGPSIPVEILGLSGVPTAGDEATVVRDEKKAREVALYRQGKFREVKLARQQKAKLENMFANMSEGEVAEVNLVLKADVQGSIEAISDSLMKLSTDEVKVKIVGSGVGGITETDASLAAASNAIILGFNVRADASARKMIEAEDIDLRYYSVIYELLDEVKQAMTGMLAPEFKQEIIGLAQVRDVFRSPKFGAIAGCMVTEGVVKRSNPIRVLRDNVVIYEGELESLRRFKDDVQEVRNGMECGIGVKNYNDVRVGDQIEVYQIVEVQRTL, via the coding sequence ATGGCAGAAGTATCATTGACGCAACTTGCCAGTGACATCGACACGCCGGTTGATCGTCTGATCCAGCAGTTTCGTGAAGCGGGCATGGAGAAATCCGGCAACGACACCGTTTCCGAAACTGAAAAGGCCGCCCTGCTTGCTTATCTCAAAAAGCAGCATGGCGCCAATGACGATAATGAACCCAAACGGATGACCCTGCAGCGCAAGACCATCAGCACCCTGAGTGTTCAGGGGGCCGGCGGCAAGAACAAGGCAGTGCAGGTTGAAGTGCGCAAAAAGCGCACTTACGTAAGACGTGACGCGCTGGAAGAACAGCAGCGGGAAGCAGAAGAAAAGGCGCGCCAGGAAGCCGAGGCTCAGGCGCGCCGCGAGGCCGAAGAACAGGCCCAACGAGAAGCAGCAGAACAAGCCAAGCGTGAGGCGGAAGAAAAAGCCAAGCGCGAAGCGGAAGAAAAAGCCAAGCGTGAAGCGGAACACCAAGCCCGTCAGGCTCAGCTGCAAGCTCAGAAAAACACCGAGCAGGGGGCAGCCAAGCCCCAGAGCAAAGAGCAGAAAAAGGCGGACGAAATGGCCAAGCGCGAAGCGGAAAACCTGAAGAAACAGCGCGAAGAGGAAGCTCTGCGCAAAGCCGAGCTGGAAGCCCAGCAAAAGGCGGAAGAAGTACGCCGGCTGGCAGAAGAAAACGAGAAGCGCTGGGCCGAAGAAGCGGCCAAAAAGCCGGAAGACGCCGATTATCACGTCACCACCAACCAGCACGCTCGTGCCGCGGAAGACGAAGCCGACCAGAGCGAGGAGCAAAAAGCCCGTCGCACCGGTGGCAAGAAGCGCAAGGGTGGCAAGTCGAAGGAAGACCGTGAAGATCGGGAAAGCCGTGCCGAGCGTCAGCGCAAGGGCAAGCGTGCCAAGGTGATGACGCCCAAGTCCATGAAGCACGGCTTCCAGAAGCCGGCCCAGCCGGTGAGCCGCGACGTGGAAATCGGTGAAACCATCACCGTGGCCGAGCTGGCCAACCGTATGGCGGTCAAGGGCACTGAAGTCATCAAGGCGATGATGAAGATGGGCGCCATGGTCACCATCAACCAGGTGATCGACCAGGAAACCGCCCAGCTGGTGGCCGAGGAAATGGGTCACAAGGTAGTGCTGCGCCGGGAAAACGAACTGGAAGAGCGGGTGCTGTCCGACCGTGACACCGACGCCGAACGCAAGTCCCGCGCCCCGGTGGTGACCATCATGGGTCACGTTGACCACGGCAAGACCTCGACCCTCGACTACATCCGTCGTACCAAGGTGGCCTCCGGCGAAGCGGGTGGCATTACCCAGCATATCGGTGCCTACCATGTAGAAACCGACAACGGCATGATCACCTTCCTGGATACGCCGGGACACGCGGCCTTTACCTCCATGCGGGCCCGCGGTGCCAAGGCCACCGACATCGTGGTACTGGTGGTGGCGGCCGATGACGGCGTCATGCCGCAAACCATTGAAGCCATTCAGCACGCCAAGGCGGCGGAAGTCCCGCTGATCGTGGCGGTGAACAAGATGGACAAGCCGGAAGCGGATCCGGATCGGGTCAAGAGCGAACTGTCCCAGCACGGCGTGATGTCGGAAGAGTGGGGCGGCGAGAACATCTTCGTTCATATCTCCGCCAAGACTGGTGACGGCATCGACGAGCTGCTGGAAGCCATTCTGCTGCAGGCCGAGGTACTGGAACTGACCGCGGTATACGATGCCATGGCTTCCGGCGTGGTGATCGAATCCCGTCTCGACAAGGGCCGTGGCCCGGTAGCCACCGTGCTGGTTCAGGACGGCACCCTGCATCAGGGCGACATCGTACTGTGCGGTCTGGAATACGGCCGGGTCCGCGCTATGAAGGACGAACTGGGCCGCGAAGTAAAATCCGCCGGTCCGTCCATTCCGGTAGAGATTCTGGGTCTGTCCGGCGTGCCGACCGCCGGTGACGAAGCCACCGTGGTACGGGACGAGAAAAAGGCCCGGGAAGTGGCGCTGTACCGCCAGGGCAAGTTCCGCGAAGTCAAGCTGGCCCGCCAGCAGAAGGCCAAGCTGGAGAACATGTTTGCCAACATGAGCGAAGGCGAGGTGGCCGAGGTCAACCTGGTGCTGAAGGCGGACGTACAGGGCTCCATCGAGGCGATCTCCGACTCGCTGATGAAGCTGTCCACCGACGAAGTGAAGGTGAAGATCGTGGGCTCCGGCGTGGGTGGCATTACTGAGACCGACGCCAGCCTGGCAGCGGCCTCCAACGCCATCATTCTGGGCTTCAACGTGCGTGCCGATGCTTCTGCCCGCAAGATGATCGAAGCGGAAGACATCGATCTGCGCTACTACAGTGTGATCTATGAACTGCTGGACGAAGTGAAGCAGGCCATGACCGGCATGCTGGCTCCCGAGTTCAAGCAGGAGATCATTGGTCTGGCCCAGGTGCGTGACGTGTTCCGCTCGCCCAAATTTGGCGCCATCGCCGGCTGTATGGTCACCGAGGGCGTGGTCAAGCGCAGCAACCCGATCCGCGTACTGCGCGACAACGTGGTGATTTACGAAGGCGAGCTGGAATCCCTGCGTCGCTTCAAGGATGACGTTCAGGAAGTGCGTAACGGCATGGAATGCGGCATCGGCGTGAAGAACTACAACGACGTACGTGTGGGCGACCAGATCGAGGTATACCAGATTGTGGAAGTACAGCGCACCCTGTAA
- the rbfA gene encoding 30S ribosome-binding factor RbfA, translating to MAREFSRTRRVGQELQKEVAVILQREIKDERLGMVTVSGVEVSRDLNYAKVFVTFLDNDAERVEQGMEALKDASGYIRSLVAKAMRLRVTPELRFVYDQSLVEGMRISTLVSSTVEEDKRRSAGRHDEDEKEQD from the coding sequence ATGGCCAGAGAATTCAGCCGTACCCGCCGGGTAGGTCAGGAACTGCAAAAAGAAGTCGCGGTGATCCTGCAGCGGGAAATCAAAGACGAACGCCTGGGCATGGTCACCGTGTCCGGGGTGGAAGTGTCCCGGGACCTCAACTATGCCAAGGTCTTTGTGACCTTTCTCGACAACGACGCCGAGCGGGTGGAGCAGGGCATGGAAGCCCTGAAGGACGCCAGCGGTTATATCCGCAGTCTGGTGGCCAAGGCCATGCGCCTGCGGGTGACCCCCGAGCTGCGCTTTGTGTACGACCAGAGTCTGGTGGAAGGCATGCGCATCTCCACCCTGGTGTCGAGCACGGTGGAAGAAGACAAGCGCCGCAGCGCCGGCCGTCATGACGAAGACGAGAAGGAGCAGGACTGA
- the truB gene encoding tRNA pseudouridine(55) synthase TruB produces the protein MGRQRRFRGREVDGILLLDKPAGITSNDALQQVKRIYAAAKAGHTGALDPLATGMLPICLGEATKFSQFLLDADKRYRVIAKLGERTDTSDADGEVVETRPVKVSAGELIDALDHFRGDIMQIPSMYSALKYQGKPLYQYAREGIDVPREARPITVFELTLIRFEGDEVELEIHCSKGTYIRTIVDDLGERLGCGAHVTMLRRLAVAGYPAERMLTLEQLQCILDNCKANDISPRLELDPLLLPMDTAVQSLPEVNLSELVAGYLLHGQAVQVAGAPLEGFVRMTVGEDHRFVGVGEIDDDGKVAPRRLVR, from the coding sequence ATGGGCCGTCAGCGACGTTTTCGCGGCCGTGAGGTAGACGGCATTCTGCTGCTCGACAAGCCGGCGGGCATCACCTCCAACGATGCGCTGCAGCAGGTCAAGCGCATCTATGCCGCCGCCAAGGCCGGCCACACCGGCGCCCTGGATCCCCTGGCCACCGGTATGCTGCCGATCTGCCTGGGTGAGGCCACCAAGTTCTCCCAGTTCCTGCTCGATGCCGATAAACGCTACCGGGTGATCGCCAAGCTGGGCGAGCGCACCGACACCAGCGACGCCGATGGCGAAGTGGTGGAAACCCGGCCGGTGAAGGTATCTGCCGGCGAGCTGATTGACGCCCTGGATCATTTCCGCGGCGACATCATGCAGATCCCGTCCATGTACTCGGCGCTCAAGTACCAGGGCAAGCCCCTGTACCAGTACGCCCGGGAAGGCATTGACGTGCCCCGGGAAGCCCGGCCGATCACGGTGTTTGAGCTCACGCTCATTCGCTTTGAAGGGGACGAGGTGGAGTTGGAAATCCACTGTAGCAAGGGCACCTACATTCGCACCATTGTCGACGACCTGGGTGAACGGCTGGGCTGCGGTGCCCACGTCACCATGCTGCGCCGGCTGGCGGTGGCCGGTTACCCGGCGGAGCGCATGCTGACCCTGGAGCAGTTGCAGTGCATTCTCGACAACTGCAAGGCTAACGACATTTCTCCCCGACTGGAGCTGGATCCACTGCTGCTGCCGATGGACACCGCGGTGCAGAGCCTGCCCGAGGTGAACCTGTCGGAGCTGGTGGCCGGCTACCTGCTGCACGGCCAGGCGGTACAGGTAGCGGGTGCGCCCCTCGAGGGCTTTGTGCGCATGACGGTAGGGGAAGACCACCGCTTTGTCGGCGTCGGTGAAATCGACGACGACGGCAAGGTGGCGCCGCGCCGGCTGGTGCGCTGA
- the rpsO gene encoding 30S ribosomal protein S15, producing the protein MSLNAETKAQIVAEFARGEGDTGSPEVQVALLSAQINHLQGHFKQHIHDHHSRRGLLRMVSQRRSLLDYLKRKDVERYRALIEKLGLRR; encoded by the coding sequence ATGTCACTAAATGCTGAAACCAAAGCCCAGATCGTTGCCGAATTCGCCCGTGGCGAAGGCGACACCGGCTCTCCCGAAGTGCAGGTAGCTCTGCTGAGCGCCCAGATCAACCACCTGCAGGGCCATTTCAAGCAGCACATCCATGATCACCACAGCCGTCGCGGCCTGCTGCGCATGGTATCCCAGCGTCGCAGCCTGCTGGACTACCTGAAGCGCAAGGACGTAGAGCGCTATCGTGCCCTGATCGAAAAGCTGGGCCTGCGTCGTTAA
- a CDS encoding DUF3375 domain-containing protein yields the protein MDETALQRTQKYVSARRQNPAWVLLASRRAPLILGCLSSLFEQADDGIAEEDALQALSSMLAEYAVQDEYEIEPDNTRLQAGRDLREWIKRGLVIERAQRLYATDALGAAIRFIDSLDNRIMTSTASRLSVVQREIENLEMGLNPNPASRIASLESRIQQLQQELKAAQSGDIPVLSEAEAVERIREVYGLATALRTDFRRVEDSWREADRNLRQSIMSEQLHRGEIVDHLLDGQEALLHTAEGRVFDSFQQQLRQSSELDRMRDRLRLILSHPSANKALEPNQSKNLRWLPSRLVKESQAVLQARARSERDVKGFLKTGLAAEHHRVGQLLNEIMNQALELDWQPRANRREPVPLPPVGVALAKTPLPERLRFKAIENIDQQALDLSRHRADLSDLDAEFWDALNGLDRETLIRETLQLLAEQGKPLTLVEIAQHLPPEHDLETFALWLGMAREAGVEIDLSQPQEFEVLDEDQRRWLFSLPYLTLSSQDVSDIDWEF from the coding sequence ATGGATGAAACGGCATTACAACGCACTCAGAAATATGTGTCTGCCCGCAGGCAAAATCCGGCCTGGGTGTTGCTGGCTTCGCGTCGAGCACCGCTTATCCTGGGGTGTTTGAGTAGTCTGTTTGAACAGGCTGATGATGGTATCGCTGAAGAAGACGCTCTGCAGGCGCTTTCAAGCATGCTGGCTGAATATGCAGTCCAGGATGAATATGAAATCGAACCGGATAATACCCGCCTGCAAGCCGGACGGGATCTGCGCGAATGGATTAAGCGTGGCCTGGTGATTGAACGTGCTCAACGCCTGTATGCAACAGATGCGCTGGGTGCTGCCATCCGCTTTATTGATTCACTCGATAACCGCATCATGACTTCCACTGCTTCGCGCCTTTCTGTGGTGCAGCGTGAAATTGAAAATCTTGAAATGGGTTTGAACCCAAACCCCGCCAGTCGTATTGCCTCCCTTGAATCCCGTATTCAGCAGTTGCAGCAAGAGCTGAAGGCCGCGCAATCCGGTGATATTCCTGTACTGAGTGAGGCGGAAGCCGTGGAGCGTATTCGTGAAGTGTATGGCCTGGCCACGGCGTTGCGCACCGATTTTCGCCGTGTCGAGGACTCCTGGCGCGAGGCGGACCGTAACTTGCGCCAGTCGATTATGTCGGAACAACTGCATCGTGGTGAGATTGTCGATCACCTTCTGGATGGTCAGGAGGCGCTGCTTCATACCGCCGAGGGCCGGGTGTTCGACAGTTTTCAGCAGCAGCTACGCCAAAGCAGTGAACTGGATCGAATGCGTGATCGCTTACGCCTGATCTTAAGCCACCCTTCAGCGAATAAAGCGCTTGAACCGAACCAAAGCAAAAACCTTCGCTGGTTGCCGTCTCGTTTGGTCAAAGAGAGTCAGGCTGTGCTCCAGGCGCGGGCGCGCAGTGAGCGGGATGTGAAAGGCTTCCTCAAAACCGGCCTGGCGGCAGAACATCACAGGGTTGGCCAGCTCTTGAATGAGATTATGAATCAGGCGCTGGAGCTGGACTGGCAGCCTCGCGCCAACCGCCGTGAGCCTGTACCTTTGCCACCTGTGGGCGTGGCGCTGGCGAAAACGCCATTGCCGGAGCGACTGCGTTTTAAAGCGATTGAAAATATCGATCAGCAAGCCCTGGATCTTTCTCGACATCGGGCTGATTTGAGTGATCTTGATGCGGAGTTCTGGGATGCGCTCAATGGCCTTGATCGTGAAACCCTGATCCGGGAGACGCTCCAGCTTCTTGCTGAGCAGGGTAAGCCTTTGACGCTGGTGGAAATTGCTCAACACCTGCCACCAGAACATGATCTGGAAACCTTCGCGCTCTGGTTGGGTATGGCCAGAGAAGCTGGTGTTGAGATAGATCTGAGTCAGCCGCAGGAGTTTGAAGTTTTGGATGAAGACCAGCGTCGCTGGCTGTTTTCATTGCCGTATCTGACGTTGAGTTCGCAGGACGTCAGCGATATCGACTGGGAGTTTTGA